Below is a genomic region from Kribbella qitaiheensis.
GACAAGTCCCGCCTGATCGCCCTCTTGGACGACCTGGAACGCGACGGCCTACTGACCCGCCAGCCCGACCCCTCCGACCGCCGCGCCCACACCGTCACCCTCACTCCGGCCGGCAAGGCCCGCCTCCACGCCGCCAAGACCGACATCCACGCCATGGAAGACGACCTCCTCGCGCCCTTGAGCCCCACCGAGAAGCGCCACCTGCTGTCGGCCCTGCCCAGACTCGCCCAAGAACCGTGACCAGAGGCATGCACAAACGAGCCGGTCCCCGGCTACCGAAGTAGCCGAGGACCGGTCGTTCGTACTACGGGTTAGTTGACCGTGAAGGACTTGGCGGGGGAGACCGCCGTCGCGTGGTCAGCGTCGGCCTGGAAGACGACGCGGTAGGTGTAGGTGCCCTTGGCCGTCGGCTTGATGGCGAAGGCGTAGTTGCCGGTGGTGTTGAGCTTGGTCGAGGTGATGGTTGACCAGGTCGAGCCACTGAGGCGCTGCAGGTAGACCGGCGAGCCGGCGTGCTGCGGGCGGACGTAGCCGTAGAAGTTGGTCGTGGCACCGAGCTTGATCGTGGCCGGGGAGACGTTCGACGTG
It encodes:
- a CDS encoding MarR family winged helix-turn-helix transcriptional regulator — its product is MEREDFGALLAQVMRRVMDAERPILTAHGLSMWAYSVLSRLADRPMETQQALAKSIGYDKSRLIALLDDLERDGLLTRQPDPSDRRAHTVTLTPAGKARLHAAKTDIHAMEDDLLAPLSPTEKRHLLSALPRLAQEP